DNA from Branchiostoma floridae strain S238N-H82 chromosome 15, Bfl_VNyyK, whole genome shotgun sequence:
gtaacaggAAATATCACTATTACAGTCAACTAATTGTTTTACCTTTTTGGCAACAACTCAAAGGTGACATTTAGAAACATAGGCTTAACTGCCATAATGATTGACATATTTCTAAGAATGTATGAACTTTGTATGAAATTTGAACTTGACATgttctttcttccttctttcttttattcatttaatGTACATTGTTGACAAGTCCTCCTACCTCCCCTTGACAGCAGTGCTCTGTTATCATATGAGAAGCTGACACAGGTGATCCCAGCTCCATTCTGATGGGCTGTTCTCTGCAGATACTTGGTGTGGACCTGGGGCAGGGGAAGTGAGCAAGACAGTAAGAAAATGGCTTTGGGACTGTTTACCTCTATTGACCCATGATTGACTGTCGGGAATCTTGGCAGAACTATGAAATCTATAGTTTAGGTTATCAAAGATGTCCTAACACAATGAAAGCTGATGGTGATATTATGCATGTGTACATTACAATCttataacacatgtacagtaatagGACAGGCATCAGGACTATCATTGGGTGAATGGAAGGAactaaatcaaaacaaaaaggtgGAATGGCAATAGATGTGATGGAAAAAAAGAATACGTAAAGAGTGATTATTGAACATTACTCAATATAGCAAGTGCCTCAGTATGGTCAAGGAGGttgtataacctccttggtatggtTACTTACATTCAAGTTGGCATCCCAGATCTGAATGGATCCATCCTGAAAGATAAAACATTGCATTATAATGTTATATGAAAGACAGTATGGTGAGATCTTCCTTTTAACATATTTCTAGAGTCAGATTAGATCTATTAGTCTATCAACTTCTACTGCATTGTAGAGAAAGGCTTGCTTATCACCATTCCTTGAGCCAAAATGGAACCtgaatttcaaacaaacaaacacagaaacccACCCACCTCACATCCCCCCACGATGAGTTTTCCGTCCCTGCTGAACCCACAGGAGGTGACTCCAGTCTTCCTGCCCTGCTGAGATCGGGCCTTGAAGGCCGTCTTGTGTTTCTTACCCTCCGACTCAACATCCCATATTCGGACTGTGCTGCAATAAGAAcaataagcaaatatatcacATGTACttcatagcctgactaaaatcacacTCCTTGCGACCGGACTGAAAGTTACTGCCACCCTTccccagccagcaagagattgtgtaaacacaggctaatgtACTTTAGAATTCACACATTTTACTCAATATACATTTATTCCTAATGACAGTGCATGTGAGAATTGCTTGTTTGCTTGCCAAGAACATTTATGTCAACATGGAAGTGATTTGGATACAGTTACTACAAACAACATGCACAGACTGAAGATTGTTTCTGTGACCGAACTACTGAATCTTCAAACAAGTCCCAAATTTGGGATGGTTTCAGTAAGTTGTAAAGATCTTACCTATCATCTGAGCAGGTCAGAAACAGTCCCTTGGTCCTTGGGTGCCAGCAGGCACTGTTGAGGGACGCTACATGGCCCTGTAGTATGGGAAAATGTCACATCACGTAATTGTAATCTCGAAACATCTAGCTGCAGTAAATCtttgtttttatccagttgtacttgtagagatTGAGCTACATTGCTTCATTTGttcctttcattcattcatcatttcttcattcattcatttatactAAATTATAGTTGATTCAAAGACAAACCTTAGTCTTGGCCATGTCCTGTAGATACTGGTCTCCTTTAGAACACTCCAGCACTTCAAACCCATCTCTGTCAAAAACCTTGGCCTGGGAGTTTCCTGCTGCTATCAGGATCATGTCACCCGTTATGGTGTAGGCCAGGGATCTGATGTTGTGGCTGGAATGGAAAATTAGTATTAGGTCAACTGACATGACGATCATTCCTCCCTcaaatattctgaaatattCAAGTTAGTTTAGATGTACATTAAGGACAGAATTCAGGATCATGTGTCCCGTTATGGTGTAGGCCAGGGATCTAATGTTGTGACTGGGGAGGGGAATTTGTACTGGGTCAACTGGCATGAAGATCATCACTCCCAAAAATACTGTGCAAGAAGATATGTGTCTTATGCTTTATCAATCATCTACTGCAAGTCAataaatgtacatgcacatgtagacCTCTGGCATAGGAACTTACTCAATAGGGGACAACAAAATTAATAGTggcagttcagttcatccaagGAGAGGTGACACCATAGTGTCAGCTGTTACAAAATTGTCCATGAAGCTAAAATCATTTCTGATTTCAAACACATATCTTAGctaacagcaaaatttgcccctcaaaattaAGGACgaagcatttcagagggtcaagatttcaacattttcccatGGAGCATAAccctggacccccctaggatcGCCGTGCCTTTAATTataggatttccattcaaaatccaggggacggaaaaaaaatcaggctggctagaacattgatTCAGACAATAAAGTAGATAGATGGGTTGAAAACTCACCATTCGCAGGGTTGTATTGTGCGGAAGGACTGGAGGCTGGCATCCATCGCCGCAAAGTCCCAGAACCTAATGTCGTAATCGTAGCCTCCTGTGATCAGCCGCGACCCAGACGGGTCAAGGGCAAGGGCAGACACCTGAAAGATAAAACATCATGTACATTTCTactttaacttacatatactaCTGTGTAGGCATTATGCCTAGTGAGCATCAAGAACTTATCCCTGTGTGGCCAGTGGTCATACAGTAAAACAAAATGGAGTGCATGACATAGTAAAATAAACATGTGTTATGTGATTATACATAGTCATGTACATGCCTTAGCAGCAGTTGGGAATGCATGTACCTGGGGATTTTTCATACTACACATGCAATTAAGTGTGGGGACATGTGTAGCACAGTAGTTTGTTTGATGCGCATTTGTCTTAATCTGAATTGGTCAACAATCTAGCTTTACAGTCATGCACAGATAACTATCAATTTGCAGATAGAGACCATCATGTCCTATGGTTCTTATATTGTCATAGACAATATAATGATGTTAATCCGTGAAGAAATACCACAATTTTACTTACCGTTTTATTTCCATGTTCCAATGTGATCTCATGACTCGCAGGTATTCTCTTATCAAGGGGCTGGAAGAGAAGGgggaaaatcatatatatacaAGAAATGGAATAAAATCCTTCAAAGTGTTAGAAGACACTACATTACTTAGTAGTCCCCTGTTATTTTGTATGGAATTAGGAGGAGTGGTCCAACTCTCTGTCATTCTTAAAAAAGGCAAATACATCTCCATTATTACAACATGCAATGTCAAAACTGATCAATGTTATCTGAGATCTGTCATTTAATGAAAGCCACAAATGAAGATTAGTTTGATCATCAACACTACTGAGACCATTTCTTACATCATAACTTTAAAGTAATTAACCAACCAACAATGCTGACACTAAAAACAGTCACATGACTACACCATAATGTACAGTGATTGGTCAAGAACTGCTATGACTCacatcctcctcctcttcctcatcACTGTCCTCATCAGAGTCCCTGGGAGGCAGAGGAGGGCCGATAAACTCTTCATCTGCGTCTTTACCTGCAGCTGTCTTCTGTaatgtaaaagtataacttaaaATTTGGTTATACACCTAGACTTGCATTTAATGAAAACCCTTGTGTGACCATTATTAGAATATTCTTCAATCAGTAATGATTTGAAAGGCATATAAAAACTACATCCCTCCCTGTGTGACCATTGTGAACACTTTTTGATCTTAGAACACTACAGTTTTACTTCTAGTTCCAATATATTGCCTGCCTACTGTGACCATTTTCCTTGACTCTCCAAGGAGGTTACTGATGAACTTTATTAAATTGCTCAACATTTgtacatagtacaatgtatggcaacgactgatAAAAAAGGCAATGGTACTGCCAAAACTATACAGGCTTGACTGTACTTGTGATACTGGAAACTTTACTCTAAATATTGGGTTACTGATGAGAGGAACAGAAACtgaatacctacatgtactagtatagtgGTAACACCAAAGGGACAATTTGTTCAAGGATTAGAAAAATGCCAGCATTAGATaaatgaatacatgtaacagaacCGGAAAGCCTAGTTGGctaaacaattattttctataataataataataatagcctttggTTATCCCTTTCCTAAGAATTACTTTTACAGCAATCTCACTTGAGGTGGAGGTAGTGGTGGTCCGATCATTTCATCATCTGATGAGTCTGAATCATCTGAGTCTGAATCTGGTGATGGTTTCTGGCTGGCTGCTGAGGTGGAAGGTTGGGGGCCAGAGCGAGGTctgggagggggtgggggcatCCTGTCCTCATCTGAACTGTCACTTCCTCTTGCTGCCTCTCTCTCCTCTGGgatgggaaaaaaacaaaacaaggttTTCATTACTGAAGAAAACTTATATGTCTGTATAAGTTAACATTACATTAACATTGTAacaagtgacacaagtaggcttgagtgtagttggtaattagttactagtagtaggtttgcattaatactaaataaaattATTGTATATCAAAATAAATATTGATGTTTCCTAAATCTTATCATCATGTGAGTTTGGATCAAAGTtggtcctaggagagatcccgatcgcaatcagtactagtagaatcgccgattgtcctaggacagatcacaatcgcagtctgtttcccgTGTCTGGGCGGCAtatgagtttggatcggagttggccctaggagagaccccgatcgcaatctatactagtagaatcaccGATTCTCCCAGGAGAtctagagatcccgatcggagttggccctaggaccagctccgatagcgatctctcctaggagaatcgacgattctactggatcgtgatctctactgtgacgtATACATAAGCAACAGACTGCCTCATACTCATAACATACCACACAGTCACAAGTTATGAAGTTATAAAGTGGGGGCTTGTGACCAGGGCTTGttttcaatatatatatatactgtcacTTCCTCTCACTGCCTCTCTTTCCTCTGGGATGGGACAAGAACAGAACAAAGTTTTCATCACTGAAGGAAACTTAAAGGTTTGTACAAGACCTTAGCACTAGTGCAGAAAGGATGAACTGCCTGATAGAATAATACACCATTTGTGTTAATGTACCCAGAGAGCTGATAACATAGTTCacttccttgttttcctggtCCAGAGGCAGGCTAGATCTAATCTTTGTAACTagttggataggacgttaaatggaggtcccgtgtctggggacgagaacccccacacgtgcgatggtgcggtggatcaaatcattctgtctgactggagttggtgattcactacaaatcaccggatagaggcctggcgaacctctgtctcgtatcagccacatggtgaattacatcattcacccagacgggagacctggcgcatccccgtcttgtaattagccagcaaaagggtatatcaccccgtaagggacggtataaccccgtcgtgtgtaaataTGTGCAATCAcacgaccgatgatgatgatgatgagatctAACCACAGAATATTTCAATACCATGAAAATTGCTAATATATACAGGTAACTTTgcatatactacatgtaatttatgatataTCATTACGGCACAGCTTACCAAACACTTTCCGTGACCTTTCTTGCGCTGTCTTCTTGGTCTGTTCAAGTATGGAGTCAAGGTCAAAAGTCATGGCTTTTTTCTTTGTTCCTGTTGGTCAGATAAATTAATGGATAAAGATTACAAAATCATGTGTGGCAACAAAAACATAGCATGTTCAAAAGTGATTGCTAAGGACTGACAATTCTTTTTGACTTTCTGCTAGTGAGACTTTTAGACTATTAGGAGGGACATCAAGGTGTGCAGTCTAACATAGTAACAGGGATGGACCCACTAGACAGAGACGCATGGAGGCGCAGTGCGAAGACtagactgctgcctacccctgtgtcagggattccagcagcagtataataaaaaaaaaatggatactactactatttatttgtttatttatactACTACTTTAttgatactactactactagttggAGAAGTGCCTAACATAGCGGTATGTGCAGTGTACATTCCTCCGGGATCACCACATACCGGCGCTTTGGTCGAACACCTGAGCACCGTGGTTGATCAAATACGATTGACAACCCCTAATGCTGGAATATGTATCGCCGGTGATTTTAATCGCGCAGACGTCCAGGACCTCTGTCGTGGTAATCAGCTCCGGCAAATCGTCGATGTACCTACGAGGCTAGACGCCACCTTGGACTTAGTTATCACCAACCTTGGACACATGTACCTCCCACCTTCTTTGCTACCTCCCCTGGGCTCAAGTGATCACAAGATTCTAAACTTACAACCCAGGGCTCAAGTTGAAATACCCAAGacaaggtcaaaggttgttAGACCCATGCCCGACTCCAGCGTCAGATCCTTCGGTCAATGGCTGGTAAACCACGAATGGACTGAAGTTCTATCTGCAACAGGCGTGCAGTCTAAGACTGACGCTTTCTACCAGACATTGCACAACAAGATCGACCAGTACTTTCCTGTAAAGACTATCAAACTCCATACCAACGATAAGCCATGGATCAGTCCCAAAATCAAAAGCCTCatacaacaacgacaacaagcTTTCAATGCCCAAGACCATGACAGGTACAAGCAACTTCGACacaaagtaaaacaagaaataCTAAGTGCAAAGAAAAACTTCTACAAGGACAAAGTGAACACCataaagaaagaaaacccaTCAAAATGGTACCAGCAGATCAAGGTCATGACGAACACGTCAGGAACAGGTCTCACCCTCCACGTTGAAGGTGCACCACCAGGAGACAACAAGGCTGTCGCTGACGCAGTAAACAATGCTCTGTGCACAATAACCTGCTCACTCGACCCACTAGACAACACTAGACTACCAACATTTCTCCCAGCTAGGCCTTTGGACGAGGTGCAGCCGTGGCAAGTGTACGAAAAGTTGAAACACGTCAAAGTGAACAAAGCCGCAGGACCGGACGGTCTTTCCAACAGAATCATCAAGTGCTTTGCCTATGAGATTTCTACACCAGTAACGTCCATATTGAATGCCTCACTATCGGAGGGGGTCGTCCCAGAACAATGGCGACAGGCAAATATCATACCACTACCTAAAACGCGCCCGCCGTCGATCAGCGAACTTAGACCCATATCCCTGACACCTACCCTAGCAAAAGTAGCGGAAACTTTCATCTCGAAACATCTGTACTCCGACATCAAGCACAGCATTGACCCAAACCAGTTTGGTTGCATACCAGGTCGTTCTATGACACACTGCCTCGTTGATTTAATTGACCAACTGGCTAGAACAGCAGATAAGAGGGAGACAATAACAACGCTGATAACTACGGATTTTGCCAAGGCGTTCGACCTTGTGGACCACAGCATAGCCATTTCAAGCCTACTTGGAGCAGGTCTACGAAGCTCGCTCGCCAAATGGGTATGTTCGTTCCTGTCCACTAGAAAGCAGAGAGTGATGTACAAGGGAACGTATTCAGATTGGAGGGAGACGACCTGTGGCCTACCACAAGGAACAGTGTTAGGCCCCTTAATCTTCCTTGCTCTAATCAACAGTGCAAGTGAGGATTCCCTTGCTAGGAGGTGGAAGTTCGTGGATGATCTTAACTTAGCTGAGAGCAGGTTGATCCGGGACACCTCAACAATTCAAACGGACCTCAACAGCCTCGACAAATGGGCATCCACAAGAAAGATGAAACTTCACCCCAAAAAATGCAAAGCCATGCACGTGGTCTTTACGAGAACAGTCCTTCCACTGCCACCCCTGTCTATTGCTGGCCAACCGTTAGAGGAGGTCAAGATAGTTAAACTCCTCGGCTTGTTCATCcaggctgaccttggttggaaCGCACATGTAGACCACATTGTCAAACAAGGCAACCGAAAGCTATTTATGCTTAAACAACTCAACCAGTTCGATCTGTCTAGGGATGACATACTTACCTGCTACAAAACATTCGTCCGTCCAAGCTGTGAGTACGCAGCGCCTGCCTGGCATCCTGGACTAACTGCTAGACAGCGACGAAGGATCGAATTCATCCAGAAACGCGCATGTCGGATAATACTCCGCTCTGCCTACACTTCATACCCAGAGGCGTGCCGGATTCTGAACTTGTCTACCCTAGATCAAAGGAGAGACCACCTCTGCCTGCAGTTCGCCCAGAAACTCCTCCAGTCACCGGACTTCCGTCACTGGCTACCACAAACCCGGGGGGCTATCACTGGGAGAGCCACAAGGGCCAGCAACCAACTAGACACTGTCAAACCCAGAACTGAGCGCTACAAAAAAAGTGCAATCCCATATATGATATGCCTGCTgaacaaaaataatggaaattaatgttaacaatgcaactgcattgtattgtatatatgtaacgtgattttattgtatttgtagCACAGAGGTGCTGTACAACAAGGCCGTAATTCAACCTCTGGTTGCCAGTGCCTTGTTTTTattctgaataaaccatttgattgattgattgattgattgatactaCTAGTAAATCCACTGACCAAGCAACAGGACTACAAATGCTATTAGTAATAATAGTATTATAGTATTTAGATCCCTgtgtagcagttactcaagcaatggATATGATTTGTCGCTGTCACTTGCGATAGGTACTGTATGTTATCTGAAACagctgaccgtttcccaaatgaTCTCCAATGACTTAGctactatttggcatatcttattacctagacgTCTTAACTTCACTAACGTAGCCAGAATAATATGATATTTCgaaaaagaagatgatacaAACCTCCAAAGGAAGAAAAccccatgacctttgacatgtctGTGTCTTCATCCATGTTGTCTGAAGTGAGAAAACAAATCAACTGTCAATATATGGTCACAAAGGCATTCCTGTAAATTGAATgtcggacgactcggaccattaccaactcggcccagtcaactcggcccatctgccgggacaactcggaccatcccccctggacagattttttttcgaaaaagTAATCCCCAGCActagttttatatgtatatactctgaaatgagaaaactgtaggttGCATTGAGtggattgtgtaattcat
Protein-coding regions in this window:
- the LOC118431336 gene encoding WD repeat-containing protein 70-like: MWVTRIIERSGHQRSAGVNQSLASLKRSDNVENQDNMDEDTDMSKVMGFSSFGGTKKKAMTFDLDSILEQTKKTAQERSRKVFEEREAARGSDSSDEDRMPPPPPRPRSGPQPSTSAASQKPSPDSDSDDSDSSDDEMIGPPLPPPQKTAAGKDADEEFIGPPLPPRDSDEDSDEEEEEDPLDKRIPASHEITLEHGNKTVSALALDPSGSRLITGGYDYDIRFWDFAAMDASLQSFRTIQPCECHNIRSLAYTITGDMILIAAGNSQAKVFDRDGFEVLECSKGDQYLQDMAKTKGHVASLNSACWHPRTKGLFLTCSDDSTVRIWDVESEGKKHKTAFKARSQQGRKTGVTSCGFSRDGKLIVGGCEDGSIQIWDANLNVHTKYLQRTAHQNGAGITCVSFSYDNRALLSRGGDDTMKLWDIRSFKRPLNVATKLQCFYPMTDCTFSPDDKMVVTGTQVKKGEGNGKLVFLDRETFRTVDEIELEDTGVVRCLWHYRLNQIIVGCSNGKAKVFYDPNKSHKGAKQCVVKTKRSMKQVETVVHEQILTPHALPIFRENRRGRMAWKQLVKDRSDPLRSHRPDLPVSGAGAGGRLGATGSTLSSYISRTIAPNIIDDSNPRESILRHAKEAEENPVYLGHVYKITQPDPKLAEKTLEQEIDEQEAKEKDTTPAWKKLKLA